TCCCAGCGTGGCCTTTTCTtaccctccccatccctcccgtGAGGCCTGCCCTTACCTGGGATGGACAGGTGGTGCAGGGGGACATCCCACAGCCGCGGGCACAACTGTGACATCCAGTCTGCGTGGCTGCAGCTCGGCTGGCCATCCATAGGGTCCCAGCTTCAGGGAACAGGGCAAGTGTGTGTGAGGCCGGTTGAGCTgcgcctcagtttcccttctgtaGAAGGAGATGTCTTACTATACAGGCTGTACCGCCCCCACCTGCCCTGTCTCAGTTTACCAGGTAAGGACACTAAAggttgaaccccccccccccacacacacactaaagtccCCTGTGCCCTCTTTGGTGGGCAGAACCGTGAAGCACAGGACACAGGACATCCACTGTGGACATGTGGCATTTGGAGGTGGGGTTGGAACCCCTGCTTTCCTGGAAGCCCCCCATGTGGCTCCCTGGATCACGGAATCTCTGCTCTCTCACAGTAAGACCTTTCTTtgtgtcccccctcccccgcctgtCCACTCAGTCACTGACCTGAGGCCCGTCCTTGTCCTCCCTGGATCTTCACTAGCAGAATGGACTTGAGGGAGGACACCAGGCCGGTGTGTCCCCGCGAGGGTGTGGCTGCCGTGATGATGACATGCACACTCAGGACATATTTGtgtgcctactgtgtgcaggAACGATCCCTCGGGGCTGTGGCCTACTTTGTGCAGGGAAGGTCCCCACAGGGGCGTAGCCGTGGTGACAACAAGCAGTCAGGACATAGTTGTGTGCCTTCTGTGTGAAGGGAAGGTCCCTGCATTCTTCTGCCCTGAGCTAGGGataccctccccccaccccaccccttcagCCCCTGTCTGTCTGGTGAGCCAGCTCCTCGGGCCTGGGGGTTGTACAGGCGACTGAACCAGCTAGGACTGGCTCAGCCTTCCTACCCCAGATGGAGGGCAGAGCTCCCAGCGGAGCTGGTATAACCTGGACAGAGCTGACTCCACTGGGTATGCAACCACTCGGGAGGCCCTCCAGGCCGGTGTCTGAGATACAGAAGGGGCCAGAGGCAGCAGGGGCTTGGGGGCACGATGTGGAGTGGAGAGGGAGCACTGAGTAGTCAGGGGACACAGAGCAGCTGGAGGGACATTGAATCagatgcaggcaggacaccaggGTAACCAGAAGGAGGAACACCAAGGCAGTTTGCATGACAGAAGGCAGCTAGAGAGAACATTGACACAGATGGGGGGAGGGACAATGAAGTCGGGGACACAGAGAAGGTAGTAGGGGACATGGCGACAGTTAGTTGACAACGAATTAGCCTGGGGGACACGTTGCAGGCGGGAGACACCCAGAAGGGGGAACACAATGGCGGGGGTGGTGGGGAGCATCGAGATAGCCGAGGGTGGACACACTTTCTATGTTGGGGGACCGGAAGCAGCAGACGGGGACGCCAAGGTAGTTGGGAGATACGGATGCAGCGAGGGGAGAACACCGAGTAAGTGGGGGAGCATTGAGGCCATTTGGGTGGCACAGAAGCAGTTTCGGGGATACCGAAGTAACTGGAGGGGACACCAAGTCAGGGGAAGACACCCAGGAGTGGGGGATGAACAAGGCAtggcagccagtgcccttaggACACCCTGTGTCACTTGTCACTCACCAAGCTCTGCACTGGGTACAGGCTAGTCCCCAGCCACCCGCAGTCAGTGACCCGCCCATctggagggagggtgagaggtaAGCAAGGGATGGCCACACTGGCTGCCTTAAGGGGTGATAGGGACAAGGAGGGACCTGAGGCGGGGAGACCTGCTGGGCGCTGACCCAGCTGCCCCAGGAAACAAACAGCCAGTGTTGCAATCCCTACTGCACTGTGGGTGTTTGATCTGCACTTTGGCCCCGTTCCTCCTTCCATGTGAAGTGACAGGGCCGACCTGCCTTTCTGCTCAGGAACCACTGCATCCTCAACCCTCCCGCACAGTTAGGGCCCCTTCCAACAGCTTCTTCAGGGATGTTGCTGAGCACCACTCAATCTGTCCCCCCCTCCTTTCCCCTgcccttccattccctcccctcctctctcttccccttccattccctcccttccctaTCCTTCCCCTCTTGTTTcccgccctcccctcccctggatTTCTCCACTCTGAAGTCCCATGCTCCTGGTCTCAAACTTCTGGTCTCATGGCCACAGCCACCCCCCCGTCCCCGCCTGACAGGTGTTTGTACTGTATGTGCAGCAGGTCCTAGGAGTCCAGTCTGCTCCTGCCCTTTGGGCTCCACCTGCGCCCCcctaccccacccacccactACAGGTTTAGAACATCCAGAACATGCCATGGGTATCCCTGAAGGGCTACCCCCAGGTGCTCTTAGAACCTCCAGAACACGTTACTGGTGTTCCTGAGGGCCTTAACATCCCCTATGTGCTCTTAGAACTCCCAGAACACTTTATGGGTGTCCCTGAGGGGCTCCCCCTAGGTGCTCTTAGAACATTCAGAACAAGTCAGGGTGTCCCCAGGGGCTCCTCTTAAAACATTCAGAACACATCAATGGCCCTGTTCCATGTGTTCTGTGGTCCTATAGGGTTATACCTCATCCTGCTGCCCTCAGGTGACCTCACCCTGACCCCAGAAGGGAACTGAGGTTGCCTGCTTGCCAAGTCctagggaaggggaaaggaagggaggggaggggaggaggttgCTTGGTCCTCACAGCCCAGGGACTTAAGGGGGCCCAGGGTGGGACCAAGGGTCTGCCCATGGTAAACTTGAAATGCGGGAAAGGGGGGCTGAAACCGCCCCACATGACTGTGAAGCAACATTTCTGCCCAAAGTGCGGAAGAGTCCCCCCCACACAGCCGGGGTCTCCCCACCACAGTGGAAAGGACAAAACCAACTCCATTATGTTCTAGGCCCCAAGGTGGATAACAGCCCAGTTCCCTAGTTCCCTAAACTGGAGCCACTCAGTTCCCCCACAAATGTGACTACCCACTGCAGTAAGAGTCTCCCCCACAGATGTGACTACCCACTGCAGTAAGAGTCTCCCCCACAACCCACAGCATGGACCTCCCATTGCACAAGAGTCTCCCCCCAGCATGGGCTTCCCAGCCCCATTTAATCAGATGCACAACACATCACAGGTAATGCTGACTGAAAAGCAAACAGGCTGAAGATCTGTGCAGTACTGGTATCTAAGTCCTCCTGGGTACTGACTGCCAAACTGCTGAGTACCCTTCTGAGTACTCTCCTGTGTACTCTGTGTCACCTTGCTGAGTATCCTAACCGCCCTGAACCAGCAGAACAGGAAGGACCCACCTATGTCTATTCCTGTCTGGTCAGGATTGTGAAACCCCCAGGGACAAAAGGGGCATGTTGAGGTGAGGCCTGTGCACTTCTCACTTTGTGCACCCTGTCCCCGCACCCTACACCCCTCCCCACACCCTATATCTCTCCCCATACCTCTCCCTGCACCCTCTACCCCTCTCCACAccactccctccatccctccctgcacccctccctgCACCCTACACCCCTCTCCACACcactccctccatcctccctgcacccctccctgCACCCTACATCCCTATCCACAccactccctccatccctctctgcacccctccctgcACCCTCTACCCCTCTCCACAccactccctccatccctccctgcacccctccctACACCCCTCTCCACAccactccctccatccctctctgcacccctccctaCACCTCTCAGATGTGTTTGCTACTGTGAAACTGACAAATTTCTCTCATGTTTTTCTTCCAACTGTAAAAGTCTTCTAATTATTCAGCCAAgaagagggagttccaggtctAGATACAAGGACCCTGCCCTGCAGGGGTCAGTCACCAGAAATATGTGCAATACCCGACAGCTGCCCCTTGGGTGAGAGACTCCCCGTGACACTGCCCATGCTCTGGCGGTCGGAAGACCCCCACGACCCCCTCCCCCGTGACACAGCTGCTGGGCTCCATGGGCTGCATTTCAAGGCAGGCTAAGTGGCCCTGTCCCAGGGTTTACAGGAAACCTGTAATGGCTCAATCTCTTGGGCCTAGAATCCAGGTCAGGCCTTGACACACGGCCTCGTGGGCGTGACATGTGTGATTTACACTGATTTCTCTTTTGTGCTGTAATTAGGACGTGCAGGGCCATAAACATAATTGAGATTGTGCCATGTGGGACTAacaaaggcagagagcagagagggaaaggaggggaaagggggagggaggagggcctgtTCGGCTAGCATGACATAGCGTGACACACAAGTGAGGGCCACAGACACAGGCGACCCTAGCCCAGAACTCCTGCTCACCATAGGACAGGCCTGAACCAGTGAGTctgggtgtgcacacatgagagTATGAATGTGCGCGCCTGGGAAAGTGGGCATGTGTACAAGCGCCTATGTGCATGTAtaatgtgtctgcatgtgtgcatgcctgtgcatgcctgtatgtgtgcGTGGATGAGAGTATCTATGTAAGAGTGTATGTCTGCTTGCACAAgcccatgtgtgcctgtgcatgtatgtgcttgtAAGCCTGTAACTTTGTGTGTACGTGAGCATGTGCGTGTAATGTGTGAGCGTGTGGGAGGTCTAGATGAGGCTCTAGCTGCTGCTCATTTGATGCTCCCACCCATCCCCTACCTGAAGATATGTGGGTCTCCTGCCCACCTGTGACGTGTGTTCACAGGCCATGGCGGCCACACCTCCGCCTGGGTGAGTGCACCAGTGTGCAGGTCATGCCAGGGCTTTGCATGTCCTTGTGCACCACCAGCCAGGACCCGTGACCACCCGTGACCCCACTTCCCCACCCACATGAACATGCCCACAAACACACGTCAGTTTACATTACAGCAGCATTTTAAGGTCATGAAGAGGAGGAGGTGTCGATTCCGGAAGGTTACACTGAGGTTGCAGTGGACGGGGTGAGCGAGTCACCGGTCCCGCATTGGAGCAACAGGCGCCTTCCGGACCCTTCTGGGAGGCACAGTTGCACGTGCCTAAGACCTCAGCCCACGAATGGAAAGCATGGGCGGCCGCAAATGCCCAGGCCCGAAACCTGCAAGGGAAGGGGAGGGTAGGTACTGAGCAGAAGTCGGAGGTCACGTCGGAGGACACGTGGGTCAGGAGACCCACCGCTGCAGCTATGGGGGCATCTACGACAGAAGACCCTCCCCCTCCGtgacaggctctctctctctctgccctcccacGGGGCTCCCTTCCCATCGGGTTGTGCACCCACAGGGCTCCCCTTCCATGGGGCTTCTCCACATACGGGGCTTGCCCTCACGGAGCTAACCCTCACCTTGAACACGTGTCCGGCCTGGGGCTCccgctgcagctgctcagggctCAGCCCATCGGCCGCCGAAGTCACGTACAGTTCCGCATAGTTGGGGCCCCCGAAGCAGCAGGAAGTGACCCTGGACACCGGCAGGTCCAGGGTGCGCAGACAGAAGCCTGTGGGCAGAGGGAGGACCCAGGTCGGCCACCATGCTCCAGGACAGCCCCTGGTCCTTCTGCCCTCCCACCTCACTcccatccacacacagacatgttcACAGTGCGGGCAGACAGGAGCCTGCAATCAAGCAGAGCCTGCAATGCTCGCACCCTGGCACCCGGACAGCCCCGCCGCTGCCCTCCCCGCTTCCCCGCTCCACTTCACTTCCCTCTTCATCGTACCCTCCCCCACACTCCTACCCCGTCTCCGTCTTCACTGTCCCTCCCTGATCTTCAAAGCTCTTCCCATCCATCTTTACCTCGCCCTTGCcccctctcccccatcctccGTCTTCACTGTCCACTCATGCAGCCGCCCATAATCTCCCCAAATCCTCAAGACAGGGGTCTCTGGTAGGGTGAAAGTGGAAGATCTCAGGGAAAAGGGATGAGGTCGCAAACCTAGCACATCTCGAGCCCCTGGAgctcatcagagaggaaggaaggaccctACCAGGTCCTTGGGGGCTTGTAAACCTGACGTCCTCACCCTACACTCCCACTCAGGATGGAGGGTAGGACATTTGAACCTTGCACCCTGACCCTGCCACGCCCAGGGTTCACACACAGTGACGCTGCCGCGCCAAAGACCCACGCATGTGACCCCACCATGCCCAGAAACACGCACCGCCACCCTGCAAAGCACTGGACCACACACTGTGACCTTTCCCAGTACTGTGTGGCTCCTGACGTCACGCACCTGTTTGCGGGTCTACTTGGATGACCTTGCCACCATCGATACAGGCCACCCACAGTGTCCCTGCGCTGTCCACGCACAGACCGTCAGGCATGGCCCGACCCCGCGGCAGCTGGTACACAAGTCGGCGGTTCTCTGTGAGACAGGGACACGCATGGCCACTCAGGGAAAGAGAGGCCTCTCTACAGGACTGCCTGGGGCCATGGGCACAGGGACAGAGGTACACCTGTTTGTCCTCAGGTTACGTAGCCCCTCGCTTCAGCCTGTCCCCGAGTCCCGTAGTCTGTCCTCGAGTCCCACCATCTGTACCCCAAATCCCGCGATCTGTACCCCGAGTTCTGTGATGTGTTCCCTGAGTCCCATGGTCTGTCCCCaggtctgtctccctgtctcccgAGTGAGTCCCAGGTGGACTCTGCGCTCACTGATGGTGCCAGCCTGCATGTCATAGTCATACGCGTGCACCGCGTAGTCCAGGCTGTCCACGTGGTAGAAGGTGCGGTGGTCAGCAGACCAGTCCAGCCCGTTGGGGATGCCAAGCCGGTCGGCCAGGCACAGCACCGAGTGGTTCTCCTGCAGTGAGTACAGCGAGCCCTGGGCGGGCTCCCACACACCGGGTGCAGAGGGCTCGGGCATGGTGCCTGCAGGGGGCAGAGAGCAGAAGGCAGAAACGTTTGAATGCCTCCCGCCACCCTGCCAAGCACTCTGGGTGACAATGACTTGACAGACAGCAGAGGAGACCTCAGAGATGGAGGGCCAGGGCCACCAGCCAAGTATAGCATGGTCACTGGGAGCTGGAAGGTGCGGGAAGCACCCTCTCCGGGCCGGTGGGGGTTTGCGACCCCAACTCTGGGCCcaatatttatttccttctcagtccCGGGCACGTGGGCGGGGCCCTCACTGACACTCAGGTGTCCCTCTCAGGCTCCAGTCTGCAAGTCTGTCGCTACTGAGCCTTGGGATACTGAATGTAGTACTAAGCCTTGGGGAACTGAGCCCTGGTATCCTGAACCTTGGGGTACTGAGCCCTGCGGTACTGAGCCTTGGGGTACTGAGCCTTGGTGAGTCCTGGGGTACTGAGCTCTGGGGTCCGTCTGGGTGACCGGGTGTTCCGGGGTCTCAGCGGGAGCTGGGTGTGTTTGCCCAAGAGGGGGGAGGGTAGGAAGGGGAAAAGGGCGGGGCAGGGCAACTGGATCCCTGGTCTCCTTGGAGAAGCACCTGGATTCGGAACCCtccgcaccccacccccaccacaaccTTCTTGACCATGTGGCCACAGTCCCTTCGGTGCTCACCTGCCACGAACCTCCCCGCGGGGTCAGCCTTGCCATCATTGAACCGGTTGTGTGGCCTGTGTCTGTCCAGCTGTGCCACCCATGTCACCTGCTGCGAATCCCAGTCCAGGAGGCCCAGGCGGGTGCCAGCGGCCACCACATAGCTGCCCTTTTCCCGGCCGCGCAGGGCCACGCAGCCCACGCGGTGTCCTAGGGAGCAGAGGGTGGGGGGCCACGGACTGGGTGGGTGAGCAGCCTCGGACGGGGTGGGTGAGGGGACAGAGGGCTGGGGGACATGGACGATGTGGGTCAGGAGTCAGCAGCTCCACGTCCCAGGGCTCCCCAAAGCGCCCAGGGCTTTCACCCAAGGCCCAGGACTCCTCCCCACTACCCTGAGGCCTACCTCTGCTGCTCCCCCAGCCGCACCTGTGTCTCTCACTCAGCCAGGTTCACTGCTTGCACTGGCATGCTGGGGAGGGCACCCCCCCACCAAGGCCCAGGATCTCCTCTCCCCTTTACCCACCCACAACCTGTTGCTCTCACTCCCCACCCAGTGGTCTCCTCCTAGCactccccactcttctcccctcacACCCCTTGCCACTCCTTCTAGAATTCCCCCAGAGCCTTTGACTTTACTCACCCAGGCTCACTGCCTGCACCTGCCCACTGTGCGGGCTCCAGCGGCACACAGTCTGCGCGTGGATGTCCACATAAACTAGCTGTCCTGTCGCCTCCTCCCACACAGGACATTCACCCATCCTGTGCCTCTCGGTGACCACTGCCTGAACGTCAGCCCTGGGGGACGCCATAGCACCCGGAGAGGCTGCGGGATAAACTGTACCTGCCAGGACAGGTCCCCTTTCTCCACCTGAGTCAGCACTGGACCCAGGGAGAGCATAGGGCTGACACACCAGCCCTGCCAGGGCCTTTGCTGGGATAAGAGGTGCCCAGGAGCTCCTCATTCCCCCAGGAAGGTCCCTCATGCCCCCAAGAGGCCGCTATGTCCCCAGGGACGTCCAGAAGCCTCCCATGTCCAgagaagacccccccccccatgctcccaggaAGGCCTAGGAATTCCCAAATCCCTAGGATGGCTCAGGAGCCCCCTCACGCCCCACCTGAAGCCCTGGTAGTTACCCAGCTACCTGCACCTCTTGTGGCCTCTCAGCTCCCAGGGTTTAGACCTCACCTGGAGCCTCTGTAGCTGGAGGTTGCTTTGGGTGGTGTCCGCCACTCCTGCCTCCCAACCCTCCCCTTTGTCCTCTGCCAAGGCCTGTGCTGGAGGGCGGTGCTGTTCCTCTGCCTATTGCAACCCCAGGAGCTTCTTGGCAGCCTCAACCAGGGCAGCACAGGGCCCCCCTACTGGCCAGGAGGCCCTGTGCGCAGCAGGAGATGCATACATACAACAGGAGACCACTGTGTGCAGCAGGAATGCACCATATACAGCAGGAGTCCCATGTGTACCTCAGGAAATGAATATGGGCTCGACCGGCACCCCAGCATTTCCTCAGCAGCTGCTGCAGGTGTGTCCTGTGTTTTCTGCGCCCCTGTGATCTCTGTGCACTAGAGCTTTCTGTTACAGACTCTGCTATGGGCGGCCtcctgtgggtgggtgcacagtGCTTCACACATATGTGACACACGATTGGCATGCATGCatgacacacacatcacaatgtGCATGACGCTGGCCAGGTCTTGTGTGGGTAGTTGCACAGGGCTCTATACATGTGTGACATACAtctcacatacatgcataacaCATATCACATTCACTTGCATGACACACAAATCACACATGGTCATGGCACACATTACATCACACACACGACATGTCACACAGTGCAGAACACATAACAGCATATGACACACATCACACAAGCATATGAcacatcacacatgtgcatgacACTCATCACACAAGCGAAAGACAAATCAAACACGCACATAAAACACTTATGACACATGACAAACatatcacatgcatgcataacACATATGATGCACATCACACATAGGACACATGAACAGGCCAGAACATTCACAACTGCCAATGACCAAGGAGGTTATGCAGAGTCCAAgttatgtgtgactgtgtgataTCAGCAGGGGACCCTGCCCCTCAGAAGATGACCCTGCCCTCTGTAGGTAAACCTTCCACTCAGTAGGTAATCCTGCCCCTCAGCAAAAGATCTGTCTTTCAATAGGTACCCTGCCTCTTGGTAGGTGACCCTGCCTTCAGTATGTGACCCTGGTCCTCAGTAGGTGATGCTGTCCCTGAGTAGGTGGCCTGCATCTTTAGCAGTTACCCTTTGCCCTCAGTAGTTGACTGTCATTCTGTGGATATCCCGGCCTTCAACAGGTGACTCTGTCAATCTGCGGCtgtcctgggtcctctgcagctGTCCTGTGTCTGAGCAGGTGGCCATGATCTTCTGCAGGTGTCCTGTGCTGTCCACAGTTGACCATGGTACTCAGGAGGTGACCTTGCCTCTCTGCAGGTATTCTGTGTCCTCATAGGTGTCCTGTGCCCTCAGGATGTGACCCTGCCTTTCTGCAGCTGTCTTATGTCTTTATTAGATGGCCCTGATATTCTGCAGATATTCTGTGGCTGAGTGGGTGCCCTTGCCCTTCAGCAGATACTGTGTGCTCTCACCAGGTAGCTGTGAATCTCAGAAGAAGGCCCTGTTCCTTAAGATGTGTCCTGTGAAAGTGTCCTGCTACTTTGCAGATGTCTTTTCTCTGTACATGTTCTGTGCCCTCAGCAGGTACTACTGCCCCTCAAAAGGTGCCCTTACTCTTCTGCAGATGTCCTGTGACTTTTGTAGGTATCCTGTGCCCTTAACAGGTGGCCCTGGTTATTTTCTAGTGCTTGTGTCCTTAGCAGGTGACCCTGTCCCTTTGCAGGTGGCTCTGATACTTAACAGGCATCCTTTGCCCTGGGCAGTTGGCCCCCCCCTTCTTCAGGTGTCCTGTGCCATAAACATTTGTTCCTGCCTGTTCTTCAGGTGTTATAGGACCTCTGTAGGTGTCCTATGTCATCAACAACTGGCTGTGTCCTTTTGTAGGTGTCTTACGTCCTCAGCAGGTGGCTCTGTCCTTCTGCAGTTGTCCTGGGTTGTCAACAGGTTGCCCTACTCTTTCGAAGATGTCCTATGTCTTCTGCATGTGACTCTCACCTTAAGCAGGTGGCCCTTGTCCTTAATAGCTGTCGTGTGGCCTTAACAGTTGACCATGCCCATTTGCAGGTGTTTTTGGGTCCTCTGAATGTGTTCTGTGCCTTCAGCAGGCATCCAGACCCCACAGTAGGTGGCCCTGGTCTTTAACAGCTG
The nucleotide sequence above comes from Microtus pennsylvanicus isolate mMicPen1 chromosome 7, mMicPen1.hap1, whole genome shotgun sequence. Encoded proteins:
- the LOC142854022 gene encoding regucalcin-like, with product MRDLPGGMRSSWAPLIPAKALAGLVCQPYALPGSSADSGGERGPVLAGTVYPAASPGAMASPRADVQAVVTERHRMGECPVWEEATGQLVYVDIHAQTVCRWSPHSGQVQAVSLGHRVGCVALRGREKGSYVVAAGTRLGLLDWDSQQVTWVAQLDRHRPHNRFNDGKADPAGRFVAGTMPEPSAPGVWEPAQGSLYSLQENHSVLCLADRLGIPNGLDWSADHRTFYHVDSLDYAVHAYDYDMQAGTIKNRRLVYQLPRGRAMPDGLCVDSAGTLWVACIDGGKVIQVDPQTGFCLRTLDLPVSRVTSCCFGGPNYAELYVTSAADGLSPEQLQREPQAGHVFKVSGLGICGRPCFPFVG